The Alosa alosa isolate M-15738 ecotype Scorff River chromosome 11, AALO_Geno_1.1, whole genome shotgun sequence sequence AGAACATAAatatggtaatgtgtgtgtgtgtgtatgtgggggtgtgTTCTTactttgagtgagtgtgtgtgtgtgtgtgtgtgtgtgtgtgtgtgtgtgtgtgtgtgtgcgtgtgtgtgtgatatttaccACCTAACCTACTTTACAGACggagcctgagtgtgtgtgttcttacttTCACAATAGCCTGCTGGAGCTGCTGTCTTTAGTCTCAGTGACTGAGGTGGTCAGCTGTCTTGCTTAGACTCGCTTTGACAGTGGCAGCCTGTAGTAGACCATGGAAGTCTGTTGCAGTCCATAGCAGTCTGTAGTAGCAGTAGCTGTCTATAGCAGTCTATAGCTGTCTGTGACCGTCTATAGCTGTCTGTGACTGTCTATAGCAGTCTGTGACTGTCTATAGCAGTCTGTAGTTGTCTGTGACCATCTACAGCTGTCTGTGACTGTCTGTACTAGTCTGCAGCTGTCTGTGGCAGACTGTGGCGTGTCTATAGCAGTCTGTAGTAGTCTGTGGTATGTCTATAGCAGCTGTAGCTGTCTGTTACTCTCAATAGCAGTCTGTAGTGTCTGTGGCATATCAGAGTAAAGGATTGTCTCTGCATCTTAACCACTACCCTCTACTTGAGTCTGAGATAGATATGTAATATTGAGAGATTTAGTCTCTTTTCCTCAATATGACTGAAATGGCTACTCCCAGATCATCCTTTAAACACTCATCAGTTATATGCCTGTAGTTATgtggtatttgtttgtttgtttgtaacacTCATCAGTTATATGCCTGTAGTCATGTGgtatttgttggtttgtttgtttgtttgttggcaGACGGGACCAGTCAGGTTGTTTGTTCCCTACAAAAGACGCAAGAAGGAGCCTGAACAAGCTCCCACTCCGGAGAAGAAGGACAGTCCACCAACCAAGAACATCACACTCACACCAGGAACTACCTgtgagacactcacacacacacacacacacacacacacacacatatacacatacaagcatgcttacacacacacacacacctatacacacacctatacaccaTAAACCACCTCTTACCACAAAATCACCTAAAAGCAGCACACAGTCTAcagagactgacacacacacacacacacacacacacgcacgcacacaccctcgcacccacacacacacctatacacaagACCACAAGACCACAAATGCACCTAAAAGCAGCACACATTCTAGAGAGACTTGCTACAGATGAGGTCGTCCTTCAGCTGAAAATAGAGATGCGCTTCCAAAACAACTGCTCTACAAAAGAGCCATTAGGATTGGTGTGCAATGACAGTGCGTgaacagtgtgtgagtgagacactATTGCAGATAATGTTACCAGCACTGGTGTATCAATAAGGGTGATATCAGTGTGTGGAAATCAGACTGATATAAGCAGGGTGTAAAAATAGAAACATTCTCTAATTTCATTGAAGCGCAGAGATTGATTAAATGTCATCGTCcttgagaggtgtgtgtgtgtgtgagggattcTAGCCTCCGGTATCACATGACTGCCCTCATCTCTCCTGCTGTAGTTACCGTGACTCCCTCCGGTCAGATCACCACCTCTGGCACGTTGACCTTTGACCGCACGCCTACAGGCGAGGCCACCGCCATCATCTCGGAAGGCCCTGCCCAGGCAGACGTGTTCGCCAGCACTGcaggtacaacacacacacacacacacacaaacccatatacaaacacaaacacacacacacaaacacaaacacacattcaaacacaaacacacacacacacacacacacacacacacacacacatacatgcacactcacattaaCTAACAGGGAGGCTAACGCAGTTATCAGTCACTCTCAGGAGGATGTCTGTGATAATGCAAAACAGCAATAATTAATTTATTACTAAACATCATTAGTAATGAAGAAGAATCTCACTTCACAATGCAAATCACCGCCATTAACTGATGGCTTAATTTAATCAGGAGAAATAatgacattttccttttttaataCGAATGAGATTTCCAATTTGAGATGATGCATTTATATTCCAGCGGTAAATAAGGCAAATTCTCTAAAATAACACTTGGTCTCAAAGTAAACATtatacacagataaacaaaaaacaagaaaatgtaTCTCACTCTCAATGTTACCAGAAggcctatccacacacacacacacacacacacaaacacacacacacacacacacacacacacacacacatactgtacatgcagagTTAGTTGCATTGTTATGCATAGTTGCAACAGATATATTGAACTCAGCAACTATACATTACATTTTGTATGGATGAAATTAACATCCATTAATTGGGTTAAAGTAATTAGATGAATATTAAAggagaacttggcaactatttcaacgtaataaacccgtttagaaatcatttggatggttaaatgacctgttccggtgaaaatggtgactttccccgctgcgcctatcgtccccaggcggaaaaccaaccttgcaacattgagactaccgtcccggaaagagaagtgagaaacaagaaacgtgttttaaatcgtgtttcttaccttgtaacatccacatagttctgccaaacttatgctaaccgttcgctagcttgtaaacaaatccatgtgctttatcgttaccatttcccacagtttgaaatagcataatgcgcaatttctccagcagagggggaaatcctgccaagtttccctttaagacTGATAAATTAATTCATTGTAAATATTGAGTGTTGAGTGTGAAATCATGTTGGAAATGAGTGAATATTTGCTTATTTGTTTCATTTGAAAAGCTCAGTGGACGTCTGAAACTGGACATTATGTGGGTTCTTGTAGAGGTTTCAGCACTGTTACAGCAAAACTGCAGTTAATAAGTCGCCATAGTGGTagtagatggtgtgtgtgcgtggagggtatatctgtgtgtgtgtgtgtgtgtgtgtgtgtgtgtgtgtgtgtgtgtgtgtgtgtgtggccttatATAGGACAGATGCTCACAGATCTCATCAGGCTTGTGCACCGGCTTCCAAACTGTTTCCGTTTTCGAGTCCAGCAGAGTCACCCacactccatccttctctccatctcaatctctttctctctatctctctctctccatctcttgctgtccatctctctctccattacaAGCTGCTCAGGCTCCGTCTGTAAAGTAGGTTAGGTggtaaatatcacacacacacacacgcacacacacacacacacacacactcgtcaggTGAATTGTGTTGGAAGCAGGCCGGAATGAAACAGAATTAGGATCAAGTTGATGTTCCCATTTTTAGAGGTtagctgtgtgtctgtatgtgtgtgttttttaagagttattactgtgtgtgtgtgtgtgtgtgtgtgtgtgtgtgtgtgtgtgtgtgtgtgtcttctgtatgtgtgtgtgtgtgtgtgtgtgtcttctgtatgtatgtgtgtgtgtgtgtgtgtcttctgtatgtatgtgtgtgtgtgtgtgtgtgtgtgtgtcttctgtatgtgtgtgtgtgtgtgtgtgtgtgtgtgtgtgtgtttactgtatgtgtgtgggtccgtgtgtgtgtggtcagtgctGACGACGCTGCCAGCCCTGGCTCTCGCCCCTCCCCCGGCGGTGGTCCAGCCCAAATTGTCGCCGCCGGTCCTGAGTAACCTGAGTCAGCTGAGTAACCTTGGCAACGGGCTGGATGCGGACCAGCGCACGTGgcagcagctggaggaggcGGCCAGCACGCTCCTCGGCGCCGCCCAGCAGCTGAAGGTTCTGATCGAGCAGGCCAAGCAGGCCAGCCTGGCCCACGGAACTGCCAGTGGCACCAGTGCCACCACCTGCGCCAGCTGCCCCGACGGCCTCAGCGTCAGGAAGGATGTGAGTGGACACAGGATACATCCCATaatactcataaacacacatacacacatacatacacacacatacatacatacacagacacatacagtacacacacacacacatacacacatgcatacatacatacatacatacatacatacatacataccggtacacacatacacacttgagtCAAAAGTTTGagtagaaatttccattccactcaatTATatacagaataccagctgataTCAGTTgccttgtttttttaatcagggtagcagttttcagattacttATGCTTACTTAATTGCAAAAgagttctccaatgttttctcagttagtcttttaaaatgatattagattagtaaacagaatgtctcctgaacattggatgaatggttgctcaTAAttggcaatgtagatattgctaTAAAGCCATTTCTTtcaacagtcgagaacccttttgcaattatgtaagcacataatgtaatctgaaaactgattaaaaataacaatgcaactgatctcagctggtattctgtctataatggagtggaatggacatttctaagtgaccccaaacttttgaccggtagtgtacacactcaaatacacgtacacatacacatacacatacacatacacatacacatatatacatatatacactagGGCTGCatgatttggggaaaatatctaattgcgatttttctgacagatattgcgaTTGTGATTTGGgatatgatttttgaatgtcaatgaATTGACTCAGTTCAATATTTCAAATGTCTATTTAATTTGTGCCAACCCTGATTGGTGAGCACGTCCGGTGCACAAGAAGCACAGCACCCCCGATGGACTgtgaagctcaccaatcagaaatTCTGTGCCCCTCACGCACTAAGCACACCCACCAACCAGAAGTGCCGTAGTTAATAAGGatgaaatgaatataaaagtcagaaatgtgacaaaattaactgtgcacgattatttgtagcttttgcgATTGGGTAATTACGTTGGTTCATATTGCGATTGTGATTGTgataatcgtgcagccctaacacacacacacacacacacacacacacacactccagtcttACTTCTGCATGCCTCTTGTCTCCTGCAGCCCTTCCAGACACAGATCCCGTTCCAGAACCCTGAGGACCCTGAAGGCAAAACCACAGAGATCCTCATCAaggcaagaacacacacacacacacacacacacatacactgtcttCTGTCTTACAGCAAATGTGTGTGAACTGTGGCCATGGcgctgtgtgtgtcttctgtctTACAGCAAATGTGTGTGAACTGCGGCCGTGACGCTGTGAGTGAGTGCACAGGCTGCCACAAGGTCAACTACTGCTCCACCTTTTGCCAGAGAAAGGTCAGTGAGCAAGTAGCGCAGTACAGTGTGTTAGTagggtgtagagtgtgtgtgttagtggggtatagagtgtgtgttagtagggtgtagattgtgtgtgttagtggggtatagagtgtgtgttagtagggtgtagagtgtgtgttagtagggtgtagagtgtgtgttagtagggtatagagtgtgtgttagtaggGTGTAGAATGTGTGTTAGTGGGGTATAAAATATTTACCCTGTCTCACCCTCCACTAGGATTGGAGAGACCACCAGCACAACTGTTGCCAGGGCAACACCACTGGGACACAGGAAATAGTTCAAATCCAGGGCATGGAGGTGGAGAAGGTGAAGATGTAGTGCCAGGCGGAGGTGGAGAAGGTGAAGATTTCAGATCCGATGCTGGACAAGTGGAAGAGCTGGTATCGAAGAGGTGGTGCGCATACAGACTGGCGCGTTGCTGTGAAAACGGGGCTGAGGTCATCGATGTCCTGCACCTGCTGCTCCCTCCGTGGTCTGAAAATGACAGAATTATGAGTGAAATGGGGCTGAGGTCATCGAGGCCATGAGTGGAAACGGGGCTGAGGTCATCGAGGCTATGAGTGAAATGGGGCTGAGGTCATCGAGGCCATGAGTGGAAACGGGGCTGAGGTCATCGAGGCTATGAGTGAAATGGGGCTGAGGTCATCGAGGCCATGAGTGGAAACGGGGCTGAGGTCATCGAGGCTATGAGTGAAACGGGGCTGAGGTCATCAATGTCCTCCACCTGATGCTCCCTCCGTGTGCTGTTCCCTCTGTGGACTGCTGCAGGCTAGTGGTCTGGTGGTCTGCTGCAGGCTAGTGGTCTGGTGGTCTGCTGCAGGCTGGTGGTCTAGTGGTCTGGTGGTCTTCTGCAGGCTAGTGGTCTGGTGGTCTGCTGCAGGCTGGTGGTCTAGTGGTCTGGTGGTCTTCTGCAGGCTAGTGGTCTGGTGGTCTGCTGCAGGCTGGTGGTCTAGTGGTCTGGTGGTCTTCTGCAGGCTGGTGGTCTAGTGGTCTGGTGGTCTTCTGCAGGCTAGTGGTCTGGTGGTCTGCTGCAGGCTGGTGGTCTAGTGGTCTGGTGGTCTGCTGCAGGCTGGTGGTCTAGTGGTCTGGTGGTCTGCTGAAGGCTGGTGGTCTAGTGGTCTGGTGGTCTGCTGCAGGCTGGTGGTCTAGTGGTCTGGTGGTCTGCTGAAGGCTAGTGGTCTGGTGGTCTGCTGAAGGCTGGTGGTCTAGTGGTCTGGTGGTCTGCTGAAGGCTAGTGGTCTGGTGGTCTGCTGCAGGCTGGTGGTCTAGTGGTCTGGTGGTCTGCTGCAGGCTAGTGGTCTGGTGGTCTGCTGCAGGCTAGTGGTCTGGTGGTCTGCTGCAGGCTGGTGGTCTAGTGGTCTGGTGGTCTGCTGCAGGCTAGTGGTCTGGTGGTCTGCTGCAGGCTGGTGGTCTAGTGGTCTGGTGGTCTGCTGCAGGCTAGTGGTCTGGTGGTCTGCTGCAGGCTGGTGGTCTAGTGGTCTGGTGGTCTGCTGCAGGCTGGTGGTCTGGTGGTCTGCTGCAGGCTAGTGGTCTGGTGGTCTGCTGCAGGCTGGTGGTCTAGTGGTCTGCTGGTCTGCTGAAGGCTGGTGGTCTAGTGGTCTGGTGGTCTGCTGCAGGCTAGTGGTCTGGTGGTCTGCTGCAGGCTGGTGGTCTAGTGGTCTGGTGGTCTGCTGAAGGCTAGTGGTCTGGTGGTCTGCTGAAGGCTGGTGGTCTAGTGGTCTGGTGGTCTGCTGAAGGCTAGTGGTCTGGTGGTCTGCTGCAGGCTGGTGGTCTAGTGGTCTGGTGGTCTGCTGAAGGCTGGTGGTCTAGTGGTCTGCTGGTCTGCTGCAGGCTGGTGGTCTGGTGGTCTGCTGCAGGCTAGTGGTCTGGTGGTCTGCTGAAGGCTGGCCCGAGCCGTGATCACGCTCTCACCCCTGATGCAGCCGATTTTATCACATATTAATAAAGCTTTCTGTGGACCAGGCATCTTCTACTGTCATTTTGTAATGTTGTGCAATTAGGATAATGAGTGAAGTTACTCTCACTTTAAAGAAAGCGGAATCTTTGATCAGTACTAAACTCCCCATACCAGGGCAAAGACTACAGTACAGACATTTCATTAATTTCAGCAACACTTTGTTGTTGGTCCGATTTTATACGCAACACAATTGTATACAATCTGTAGGCTAGTAGAGGCCCCTCCACCGTGAGTCCATCAGCCAGGAGAGGAGCCCATCAGCCTGTGGACATAGGTAGCCACTTCTGATCTCCCAATGGGGTCTAGGTTTGGAGATCGGAAGCGCTTTTGTTTGAAAGGGATCCTATGGGATACACATGACCCAGGGTCATATGTAGCTATAACTAAAGCTATTAGTTGTTACGTTTTTGTTAATGGAAGACAGCTGTCTCGCTCTATTGGAACATTAGTAGGGACAGTCCTGGAACTGGTGTTACATGTCAACTGCCTTCCATTCTAACTTgctgcgttgatgacgtttcacGATTGACCTCCTAGTTAAACATGAAAAGGCAAAATCAAAGCATTGTAATTGCAGGCATCTTTGGCTGACAgtttcaaaactgcacaaaatttaagtgtaggatcattatgacaccctctaaaTGCATGCCAAATTTTGTGGAATTCAGTTCATGGGGGGAcatatcagctacacacacacacacacacacacatacagtacacatgcatgcatgcgcacgcacacacctacacacacatatagtagtagatagatagatagatactttattgatccccaaggggaaattcaaggtctcagtagcatacacacatcacacacaacatgcacttacagcagaaatggtaaaaataagtataaacatataacaaaactccactgtacaatagagacagtagaagataagaaaaactaacaaaactgaatactaaatatactatataaattaaataaaaaaatccacagtgtgcttgagggtgatcaagcatgagacgcttgcagtgacagggccgggactggcctgtagttctgtgtgcatggtaaggtgctcaagagagtaagtatcatggtgaaggtgcaaaaagtagtccaacagtagtcctatagttctgtgtgcatggttaggtgctcaagagagtcatggtgaaggtgcaaaaagtagtccaacaacagtgcaagaataaggtctagagaccagcataaataaagaccagcataaataatacggacaaataagagagtaaaGTATACTGTAATGTAGACagggtaatataaaaaaactatgtcagtgcaagaataggttgaggtaatagggttactgccattcagtattgtagcagaagccattggtcatgtgtgctaatatagcatgaaaaacagtgtagcagtaaaacagtaaaaacattaggctgtggacagtagtaaaacagtagtttcccttaagtgaagcattgaacagttcaatggccctggggacaaattacttcctcagtctgtctgttgtgcaaggcagtgagcgaagtctccagctgatcaggctcttctgcttaacaatagtgctgtggagtggatgacactcattgtccaaaatgttgatcagtatgttcagggtccttttgtcagatattgaagtgatgcactccagttcagctcccactacagagccagctttccttaccagcctgtcaagtcgcatgtacacatgcatgcatgcgcacgcacacatataggctacacacaaacacacactcaggcatacaatgcacgcacacacatacataaacacacaagccagcccacacatacacacagagagaagcacacatacacaaaaacaaacacacacttcagtttgcacacactcatttacatacacaaaagtaggggatggagactgagaatgtgcaggactgggcggCTGTCATGTTtcgtaccgctctgcggtacatatAGTTTTCTCAACGATTTGTTCATCACCTCATAATGTGTTGTGCTACATGTTTGTGCTACATGTTTGACATTTgaatatgtcatgcatatttgtatttgttcgtcTCCAGTTTATATTAGCAAGTGACGAATCTGTCGAAGAATCATCATTAATCGTGAAATGTCATCCACGCAAGTTAACATGGAAGGCCAGGTGACATGTAACACTGGCACTGCGCTCATTCTAGTGTCCGCAACTTTGAGAACCTCAGAGAATCAAACAGGAAATCAACTTTTAGAGCCTCCGAAGACTCTAACAGGAGTGCGTTTCACTCGTGTGAAGTGGTCGTGCTGCCGGAATGCCAAAAATACAGAGCAGCTtaatttcctctcctcctgcttccTGAGGCAGCGCACTGTGTGTAAGAGGAGCAGCGTCACATCACCTCCTTCCTGCTGAGGAGCCTCTCTGGCACGGGTACCCggggggtgtggtggtggggtgtgtgtggaaatgATCTCCTGCATCCCTGATAGTGTCGTGCAGCTGGTCTGAGCTGCACGTGTCCAGCTGCTGACCTCTAAATGCCGATGACTTTAGTCATCAGGGGTTGACATCACTGCCTGTTCGTTAATTAGAAGGCAACATGTTGGTAGGGATATTATAGCCTTTCTGAGAGTCAGTTGGATCAAATCCTCGCCATCTAGGTTAAATCCAGTGCTGATCTGTTCCCTGGCCACGACGAATCTGTCGGTCATACAGCTCACCTACTCGGACACCTCATCAGCAAACACTATGAGTACGTCATTTGCTACCCTATGAGATTGTTTGGATTCACACAGCACTAAAAGCAATTCTTGCTTAATGCTTAAAGTAATGCATGCTGGACAATGCATGTTGCTGTCAACCTGGATTTTTCGTCTGCACGAGCGAGAACCCCATGATGTCAAAACAACACCCTTATTGACTGGAATCTCCCATGACAAAAATGGCGTGTTTCCCGGGGTGCTTCCTTATGCTAGAATGTGCACatatctttttattttattttgtgattTCTGCTACACTCGTACTACAAATTTTGTGATGTTACTTTACGCTGGAGTCAAACTGATGACACAATTTGCAGAAAACACTTAatgctgaatgtgtgtgcttCAATGCTGACCTGTTGAATGCTACAGTGATTTATTAAAACAGTATCATAATTTATTACCAGGCATCATATGTCATATTTGAATCAAAAGGAACAAAATTCTGCGATATCTCCCGTGAGACATCAGATGTAGACGGACACTGGGAAgatgtcagatgtgtgtgtgtgtgtaccggtatgtgtgtgtgtgcttgtccgTGTGTCCATGTGTTAGTTCTGCAGTCTCTGCGTGTCTGGGCTTGTGTGATGCTGAGTCTGAACATCTATGTCTAAAGAATATTAATCTCCTCTTTTCTAACACCCACCTGTGTAtacttctttttttctgtctgctgGATAGAGTTGAATTATCACCACCAGGTGAACTGGCCAGAGGCTTTATGTGTTCTGTCATTTGTCTGTCTGCTGTAGGGAGAGAGGATATTGGTTGCTTTAGTGgcatttttctgtctgtctgatctGCCTGTGGGCGACTCCCACATTCCTCTTTTCCCTTTTTCCCCACTTTCAGGATCAAGATTTTTTATTGATGTGTACCTGTTGCAAACATACCTCAAAACCATCCacaacacactcaaaaacactcCACAACTCTCAGAAAAAAACACTCCACAACTCTCAGAAACACTCCACAACTCTCAAAAACACTACACAACTCTCAAAAACACTCCAcaactctctcaaaacactccacacactctcaaaacTACTCCACAACTCAAAAATATTCCACAAGTCTGTACAGAGTCAGACACACTCCTGATGAGCAGCCTGTCTCACACACCTAATGAGATGAGCAGCCTGTCTCACTCCTGATGAGATGAGCAGCCTGTCTCACACTCCTGATGAGATGAGCAGCCTGTCTCACACACCTGATGAGCAGGTAGCCTCTCTTCTCGGTGTGTCTGGTGCTTTTTTATTGCACTCATTTTTCTGCCCTGCTGCCCGTGGGctccagtgctgtgtgtgtgtgtgtgtgtgtgcatgtgtggttgtGAGCCTCGGAAACGGATCAGTGGGTGAATGATTTGTGCAGAGACCTGTATGGACCTGTGGGGACTTGGCATTTCTTCTCAGCATCCCCATGGCCACCCGCTGAAGTGGCAACACCTTGATGGGTCCGCACGTGTGAGATAGCCTCTGCTCAGTATACTGCACGTGTGAGATAGCCTCGGCTCAGTAGTCCGCATGTGTGAGGTAGCCTCAGATCAG is a genomic window containing:
- the deaf1 gene encoding deformed epidermal autoregulatory factor 1 homolog isoform X1, with the translated sequence MDESHSATKQLGLDGASESTTVGPVEEGEDSDTESEAEGTTMTVMGEANIDIGAESLPNPDDTQSTFAEVTTVTVGDVQADDNVFTTSVSASAAIPEHVLTGRTTLQIGDSLNTQKATLIVVHTDGSIVDASGLKGSTSPMATGPQTPSTPLTPIQEKDGSKYNWDPSVYDNELPVRCRNTSGILYKNRLGSGGKGRCIKHNNAWFTPTEFEAMAGRASSKDWKRSIRYAGRPLQCLIQERILNPHAASCTCAACCDDLALCTKDGSSFTAENINMTGPVRLFVPYKRRKKEPEQAPTPEKKDSPPTKNITLTPGTTFTVTPSGQITTSGTLTFDRTPTGEATAIISEGPAQADVFASTAVLTTLPALALAPPPAVVQPKLSPPVLSNLSQLSNLGNGLDADQRTWQQLEEAASTLLGAAQQLKVLIEQAKQASLAHGTASGTSATTCASCPDGLSVRKDPFQTQIPFQNPEDPEGKTTEILIKQMCVNCGRDAVSECTGCHKVNYCSTFCQRKDWRDHQHNCCQGNTTGTQEIVQIQGMEVEKVKM
- the deaf1 gene encoding deformed epidermal autoregulatory factor 1 homolog isoform X2; the encoded protein is MATGPQTPSTPLTPIQEKDGSKYNWDPSVYDNELPVRCRNTSGILYKNRLGSGGKGRCIKHNNAWFTPTEFEAMAGRASSKDWKRSIRYAGRPLQCLIQERILNPHAASCTCAACCDDLALCTKDGSSFTAENINMTGPVRLFVPYKRRKKEPEQAPTPEKKDSPPTKNITLTPGTTFTVTPSGQITTSGTLTFDRTPTGEATAIISEGPAQADVFASTAVLTTLPALALAPPPAVVQPKLSPPVLSNLSQLSNLGNGLDADQRTWQQLEEAASTLLGAAQQLKVLIEQAKQASLAHGTASGTSATTCASCPDGLSVRKDPFQTQIPFQNPEDPEGKTTEILIKQMCVNCGRDAVSECTGCHKVNYCSTFCQRKDWRDHQHNCCQGNTTGTQEIVQIQGMEVEKVKM